From Calditrichota bacterium, one genomic window encodes:
- a CDS encoding TonB family protein, with the protein MVKERIVQQLRVRVSQGDDVSQRVLDEGQRLTVGRSPGNDVVVYGENFPERHVLLGWLNGRFVAQIQGFVHGEVWVDDSRLNVRDLVKHGLLPKRADSYLLPLVPGKQGSLTVGPVRVDFSCEKAKVAVVPQANEFSLGHNLLKSLTDEPLFKVVLASLLLVVGVTVWQLSSMTITERKPVDLEKVPQRFARFVVRSQLTPIAETGRGGVAPTAAEKPKTEEAERSSGGQRGGGERSGGEGRAVTSKGLLGLISGTGEGGRSGSLVDILMDKGLVHELAAVAGETDLRVGRRNGGGSGKGSGLEELFDATKRGGIDDLLGDLDASVPSVELKKEGSVSVERTATVTGSEEARGRRDPETLRAVVSANMGRITYIYNKYLKRNPNLQGKVSLDITITASGLVSKVEVVESTISDREFINELLNAVRRWRFEPIESGTVVVNYPFVFYRES; encoded by the coding sequence ATGGTAAAAGAGCGCATAGTTCAACAGTTGCGGGTAAGGGTGAGCCAGGGCGATGACGTGAGCCAGCGTGTGCTGGACGAGGGGCAGCGGCTCACGGTGGGACGCTCGCCGGGCAACGATGTGGTCGTTTACGGAGAGAACTTTCCGGAACGGCACGTGCTCCTCGGCTGGCTCAATGGAAGGTTTGTTGCCCAGATCCAGGGTTTCGTTCATGGTGAAGTGTGGGTTGATGATTCCCGCCTCAATGTGCGCGACTTGGTGAAGCACGGCCTGCTGCCCAAGCGTGCTGATTCCTACCTCCTCCCGCTGGTGCCTGGCAAACAGGGTTCGCTGACTGTTGGACCGGTGCGCGTCGATTTCTCCTGTGAAAAGGCCAAGGTGGCGGTAGTTCCGCAGGCGAACGAATTCTCGCTGGGCCACAACCTGCTGAAGAGCCTCACTGATGAGCCGCTCTTCAAGGTGGTGCTGGCGAGCTTGCTTCTGGTTGTTGGTGTGACGGTGTGGCAACTGAGTAGCATGACCATTACCGAGCGCAAGCCGGTTGATCTCGAGAAGGTGCCGCAGCGCTTCGCCCGCTTTGTGGTGCGCTCGCAGCTGACCCCGATTGCGGAGACAGGCCGTGGTGGGGTGGCTCCGACTGCGGCGGAAAAGCCCAAGACAGAAGAGGCGGAGCGCTCCTCAGGAGGACAACGTGGTGGCGGCGAGCGGAGCGGTGGCGAGGGTAGGGCAGTCACCAGCAAGGGGTTACTGGGCCTCATCTCCGGCACGGGCGAAGGGGGACGCTCAGGCAGCTTGGTGGATATCCTGATGGACAAGGGGCTGGTGCATGAGTTGGCGGCGGTGGCGGGCGAAACTGACCTGCGCGTGGGGCGCCGCAACGGAGGCGGAAGCGGCAAGGGCTCGGGCCTCGAGGAGTTGTTCGACGCCACCAAGCGCGGAGGCATCGACGACCTGCTCGGCGACCTGGACGCCTCCGTGCCAAGCGTGGAATTGAAGAAGGAGGGGAGCGTCTCCGTGGAGCGCACCGCCACAGTGACTGGCAGCGAGGAGGCCCGCGGCCGCCGCGACCCAGAGACCCTGCGCGCGGTGGTCAGCGCCAACATGGGACGCATCACCTACATCTACAACAAGTACCTCAAGCGCAACCCAAATCTGCAAGGCAAAGTCAGCCTGGACATCACCATTACAGCCAGTGGGCTGGTAAGCAAGGTGGAGGTGGTGGAGAGCACAATCTCCGATCGCGAGTTTATCAACGAGCTATTGAATGCGGTCCGCCGCTGGCGCTTTGAGCCCATAGAAAGCGGCACCGTGGTGGTGAACTACCCCTTCGTCTTCTACCGCGAGAGCTGA
- a CDS encoding MotA/TolQ/ExbB proton channel family protein, whose product MSLETIAAFFKHGGPFMYVIALAMVFGYAIAIERIIVLAFRTRIDTPAFVNRILELVHSGNVARAIEYARRSEAPLPRIVRAGLEQFQNGGGEKDVQRAFELAALVEVPKIEKRTHYLSTIANVATLLGLLGTIFGLIVSFQAVAQAEAAQKAELLSVGISQAMNTTAFGLIVAIPCLLAYGYLQEKTNGIIDEINESVARIFQGLMVRGSK is encoded by the coding sequence GTGAGTTTGGAGACTATTGCGGCGTTTTTCAAGCACGGTGGGCCGTTCATGTATGTCATCGCCTTAGCGATGGTGTTCGGCTATGCGATAGCCATCGAACGCATCATCGTGTTGGCGTTTAGGACACGCATCGATACCCCCGCATTCGTGAACCGCATCCTGGAGTTGGTTCATTCCGGCAACGTGGCGAGGGCCATCGAGTACGCGCGGCGCTCGGAGGCGCCCCTGCCACGCATCGTCCGGGCTGGGCTGGAGCAGTTCCAGAACGGCGGCGGAGAGAAGGACGTGCAACGGGCCTTTGAGCTCGCCGCCTTAGTGGAAGTGCCCAAGATAGAGAAACGCACCCATTATCTCTCCACCATCGCCAATGTCGCGACCCTGCTTGGGCTTTTGGGGACCATCTTCGGCCTCATTGTCTCCTTCCAGGCGGTGGCGCAAGCGGAAGCGGCACAAAAGGCCGAGCTGCTGTCGGTGGGCATCTCGCAGGCCATGAACACCACGGCCTTCGGACTGATCGTCGCTATCCCCTGCCTGCTCGCCTACGGCTACCTCCAGGAGAAGACCAACGGCATCATCGACGAGATCAATGAGAGCGTGGCGCGCATCTTCCAGGGGTTGATGGTGCGCGGGAGCAAGTGA
- a CDS encoding biopolymer transporter ExbD — protein MNLSPESTGWQLFPTRRRGRAGSFTLRLTSMIDMFTILLVFLLKSYSAEGQIMTIARDLRLPQSTATLPPKTTSIVAITREWILLDGRPIVRNAEVLERTDLVIPALLKELQDLRALTEGIGQLGAVSSFAGNITIQGDKSTPFELLKRVMVTCGRMGYNDMNLAVLRTE, from the coding sequence ATGAACCTTTCCCCAGAGAGCACAGGCTGGCAGCTGTTTCCGACCCGGCGACGTGGCCGCGCCGGAAGCTTCACCCTGCGGCTGACCTCGATGATCGACATGTTCACCATCTTGCTGGTGTTTCTGCTGAAGAGCTACTCGGCCGAGGGACAGATCATGACCATTGCGCGCGACTTGCGCCTGCCGCAGTCCACTGCCACCTTGCCGCCGAAGACGACGTCAATCGTTGCCATCACCCGCGAGTGGATCCTGCTGGATGGGCGCCCCATTGTGCGCAACGCCGAGGTCTTGGAGCGCACCGACCTGGTGATCCCTGCTCTACTCAAAGAGCTCCAGGACTTGCGGGCATTGACCGAAGGGATCGGCCAATTGGGCGCGGTGAGTTCATTTGCTGGGAACATCACCATCCAGGGGGACAAGAGCACCCCCTTTGAGCTGCTCAAGCGGGTGATGGTCACGTGCGGCCGCATGGGGTACAACGATATGAACCTTGCAGTACTGCGCACCGAGTAG
- a CDS encoding T9SS type A sorting domain-containing protein gives MKTRVAFLTTLAVVATGAAVAHPGVRTQELEMCGTPGIASGSALAGQDSVLVSIAYVAFPDQADTLVPPFWQELERVFADYFLKMSHGRHLAGLQTLLRRGSETACYLASSTYAEFNPATDLPGLCTEVVAALAREHTAALAATDVLVLAFLQDCLPGVSGVAYLPCAAGAPFRGQGILVDMQPKEMFFGLVAHEYAHLLGFVHPPGYERKYFGDYCLMDAKVHRLVPLCVENLSRVGWLDSAQVVEVTDTLWNVALADVRRGGRVLRIFATPNQYFWVSNHQGTDHDSVYAGRGLLIWHIKVDDGLPTSGPEVWDVESAAGLYTAGVPDPVAGLDSLDLSPECTGSAADFFQAGSPTAGGHHFGPLTNPSSQAYRLVEGSVDSLVQDVDTGVALRIRAQKADTLFVDVFVPNQPPQFGRVRPLPVAIAAREHHVVECEVFDDHRVKEVALCYAQDSLAQFHRLPMVFLGHRWWQGVVPPQEAGTSLRYFLVARDASDCEARLPEAGFFASSVQGRVVAAVHPEEISLFVRPRHCGEQALQLTNRGDGLMLFRARVLPEGGGPTEALSPPTEVVPHALDPGRWWDAAEVRVASDGELLATIKLKNSTDWLFLRQQCYFLRQADRYVMGIQFKSGPESPRISLIASSPSQPSGQEQHWYAEPAFTVEHGQSVDEHGLPCTVMEARIALQALAGPEETWPRLSFFAQQLGDHPVESRAVAWPPPGQGYDGSDLALLRTDALVPWVEVAPAAGAVPPGAAVSLVVRCCAQQDARARLVVTTNAPRQPNFSLPLRVHVAAGGEGLLFVYPNPSIASATIVLNLQQDCAAGEVAVYDLLGRRVRLVARGPFEAGRHRLSWDGKDSSGRPVPSGVYLVQARLATWVTATKLVRLR, from the coding sequence ATGAAAACCCGAGTAGCCTTCCTGACGACACTTGCCGTGGTGGCAACGGGTGCCGCTGTGGCACACCCTGGGGTTCGCACCCAGGAGTTGGAAATGTGCGGGACGCCGGGCATAGCCTCCGGGAGTGCCCTGGCCGGCCAAGACAGCGTCCTGGTCAGCATCGCTTACGTTGCCTTCCCCGACCAAGCGGACACGCTGGTGCCTCCATTTTGGCAAGAACTTGAACGTGTCTTCGCTGACTATTTCCTCAAGATGTCGCATGGGCGGCATCTTGCCGGACTGCAGACTCTTCTCCGTCGGGGTTCAGAGACGGCATGTTACCTTGCCAGCTCCACCTACGCAGAGTTCAATCCCGCTACAGACCTGCCTGGATTGTGCACGGAAGTGGTTGCCGCATTGGCGAGGGAACACACCGCGGCCCTGGCAGCCACTGATGTCCTGGTCTTGGCTTTTCTGCAGGACTGCTTGCCAGGGGTTTCCGGCGTGGCCTATCTCCCCTGTGCAGCCGGTGCGCCCTTCCGCGGCCAGGGCATCCTCGTCGACATGCAGCCGAAGGAGATGTTCTTCGGGCTTGTCGCCCACGAGTACGCCCATCTGCTCGGATTTGTCCACCCACCGGGGTACGAGCGAAAATACTTTGGGGACTACTGCCTCATGGACGCCAAGGTGCATCGTCTGGTGCCCTTATGCGTGGAGAATCTCTCCCGTGTGGGGTGGCTCGACTCTGCGCAGGTGGTGGAGGTGACGGACACGCTGTGGAACGTTGCGCTGGCGGACGTACGACGCGGCGGCAGGGTGCTGCGCATCTTCGCCACGCCAAACCAGTACTTTTGGGTCAGCAACCACCAGGGGACTGACCACGACTCGGTATACGCGGGGAGGGGGTTGCTGATCTGGCACATCAAGGTGGACGATGGTTTACCTACCAGCGGGCCGGAAGTTTGGGACGTGGAGAGCGCCGCGGGCTTGTACACGGCTGGCGTTCCTGATCCTGTGGCCGGGTTGGACTCGCTTGACCTTTCTCCCGAGTGCACTGGCTCAGCGGCCGATTTCTTCCAGGCCGGCTCCCCTACGGCAGGCGGGCACCACTTCGGGCCACTCACCAACCCCAGTTCGCAGGCCTATCGGCTGGTGGAAGGGTCGGTGGACAGCTTAGTGCAGGACGTGGATACAGGGGTGGCCCTCCGAATCCGCGCGCAAAAGGCCGACACACTCTTTGTGGACGTCTTCGTTCCGAATCAGCCGCCGCAGTTTGGTCGGGTGCGCCCGCTTCCGGTGGCCATTGCTGCGCGTGAGCACCATGTGGTCGAATGTGAAGTTTTCGACGACCACCGCGTGAAGGAGGTGGCGCTCTGCTACGCACAGGACAGCCTTGCCCAATTCCACCGCCTGCCGATGGTGTTCCTGGGCCACCGTTGGTGGCAAGGTGTGGTGCCGCCTCAGGAGGCCGGCACGTCGTTGCGCTACTTCCTGGTGGCCCGCGACGCTTCTGACTGCGAGGCCAGGCTCCCCGAGGCTGGATTCTTTGCTTCGTCAGTGCAGGGCCGGGTGGTGGCAGCCGTCCACCCTGAGGAGATCAGTCTTTTCGTGCGCCCAAGGCACTGTGGGGAGCAAGCCCTCCAGCTGACCAATCGGGGTGACGGCCTGATGCTCTTTCGGGCGCGTGTGCTGCCAGAGGGAGGGGGGCCAACCGAGGCCTTGTCGCCGCCAACTGAGGTCGTGCCGCACGCTTTAGACCCCGGGCGCTGGTGGGACGCAGCAGAGGTGCGTGTGGCGAGCGACGGCGAGTTGCTGGCTACCATCAAGCTGAAGAACAGCACGGACTGGCTCTTCCTGCGGCAGCAATGCTACTTCTTGCGGCAAGCCGACCGCTATGTGATGGGCATCCAATTCAAATCGGGACCGGAGAGCCCGCGCATCAGCCTCATCGCCAGCTCGCCGTCGCAGCCGAGCGGGCAGGAGCAGCACTGGTACGCAGAGCCGGCCTTCACGGTAGAGCATGGGCAGAGCGTTGACGAGCATGGCCTGCCGTGCACGGTGATGGAGGCGCGTATCGCCTTGCAGGCCCTTGCCGGCCCAGAGGAGACGTGGCCTCGGTTGTCCTTCTTCGCGCAGCAGCTGGGGGACCACCCCGTGGAAAGCCGGGCGGTGGCCTGGCCGCCTCCCGGGCAGGGCTACGACGGGAGCGACCTGGCCCTGCTGCGCACCGACGCGCTCGTCCCCTGGGTGGAGGTTGCGCCGGCGGCGGGGGCGGTGCCGCCAGGTGCGGCCGTCTCGCTTGTTGTCCGCTGTTGTGCGCAACAGGATGCGCGGGCGCGTTTGGTGGTCACCACCAATGCGCCGCGTCAGCCAAACTTCTCGCTGCCTCTCCGGGTTCATGTGGCAGCGGGGGGAGAGGGACTCCTCTTCGTGTACCCAAACCCTTCTATTGCCAGTGCGACCATCGTCCTGAATCTCCAGCAAGATTGTGCTGCAGGGGAGGTGGCAGTATACGACCTGCTCGGGCGCCGGGTGCGCCTCGTGGCACGAGGGCCGTTTGAAGCTGGACGCCACCGCCTGTCCTGGGACGGAAAAGACTCGTCGGGCAGGCCGGTTCCCTCCGGCGTCTACCTGGTGCAGGCAAGACTCGCAACCTGGGTGACAGCCACCAAGCTTGTGCGCTTACGCTGA
- a CDS encoding biopolymer transporter ExbD yields the protein MNLKAAIGRGRVRGEADVNIIGVLNLFLILVPFLLLTAVFVKIAVLELSLPAAGRKSAVAAQDRPAILNILAVEEDGFQLNSPYMNHPKLPKVGGAFDYKGLAGQLKAVKAKYPESEDIVISPASTILYEVIVKVMDTCREAGFPNISLAG from the coding sequence ATGAACTTGAAGGCGGCAATCGGCAGGGGCAGGGTGCGCGGCGAGGCGGACGTCAACATCATCGGCGTCCTGAACCTCTTCCTCATCCTCGTCCCTTTCCTGCTCTTGACCGCGGTTTTTGTAAAGATCGCCGTGCTGGAGCTCTCTCTGCCGGCAGCAGGTCGCAAGAGCGCGGTGGCTGCTCAGGACAGACCGGCGATCCTCAACATTCTGGCCGTGGAGGAGGATGGCTTTCAGCTGAACAGTCCCTACATGAACCACCCGAAGCTCCCCAAAGTGGGCGGCGCCTTTGATTACAAGGGCCTGGCCGGGCAGCTCAAGGCCGTGAAGGCCAAGTACCCGGAGAGCGAGGACATCGTCATCTCTCCTGCCTCGACGATTCTCTACGAAGTCATCGTCAAGGTGATGGACACCTGCCGGGAGGCAGGTTTTCCTAACATCTCGTTGGCTGGCTAA
- a CDS encoding 1-acyl-sn-glycerol-3-phosphate acyltransferase — protein sequence MKRRGRLLGLNGRFRDCAFWFDQVTALQELPETGWLGAESQDAGLGVLSQARPAGRYHAYAGIEAELERMAPVDEGQVKLTDEAFHFLGKRQEWTIPWQDVTCVTTDAHYFVLKARGQRCFHIRFLHESPLKYERLCREVLRAFWQRRGMAEIVEFQPHVTFRWPGRAEGRHLVRWQAGKQPPRESLGTRLLYSSLKMTFGLLLRALFGVRVEGRQNVPRSGPFILVINHEGYLDSFFTLTLLPRKVAYLAKNSEFKNRALCWLMRQLRVIPVRRHEVDPSVVRNALRVLAVGEPVGIFVEGERTWDGRPLPAKVGTVRLLLRAGVPIVPVRIRGSFEVLPRWDSRLQRHRVTLTVGRPFVLPFPADRLPEAAEFLMQRIFALGER from the coding sequence GTGAAACGGAGAGGCCGCCTACTGGGCCTGAACGGACGCTTCCGAGACTGCGCCTTCTGGTTTGACCAGGTAACAGCTCTGCAGGAACTGCCAGAGACTGGTTGGCTGGGCGCCGAGTCGCAAGACGCAGGCCTCGGCGTGCTCAGTCAGGCGCGTCCAGCAGGGCGATACCACGCCTACGCCGGGATCGAGGCTGAGTTGGAACGGATGGCGCCAGTGGACGAAGGGCAGGTCAAGCTCACCGACGAGGCTTTTCACTTCTTAGGCAAACGGCAAGAGTGGACTATTCCCTGGCAAGACGTGACCTGCGTGACCACGGACGCGCACTATTTCGTGCTCAAGGCGCGGGGGCAGCGTTGCTTCCACATTCGCTTTCTCCACGAGAGCCCGCTGAAGTATGAACGCCTCTGCCGTGAGGTGCTCCGGGCCTTTTGGCAGCGCCGCGGGATGGCGGAGATCGTGGAGTTTCAGCCTCATGTCACTTTCCGCTGGCCGGGCCGCGCGGAAGGGCGGCATCTGGTGCGCTGGCAGGCGGGAAAGCAACCACCGCGGGAATCGCTTGGCACACGGCTCCTCTACTCTTCCCTGAAAATGACCTTCGGCCTCCTTCTGCGGGCCTTGTTCGGCGTGCGGGTGGAGGGTCGCCAGAATGTGCCGCGGAGTGGTCCTTTCATCCTGGTGATCAACCACGAAGGCTACTTGGACTCCTTTTTCACGCTCACGCTATTGCCACGCAAAGTGGCTTACCTGGCGAAAAACTCGGAGTTCAAGAACAGGGCACTCTGCTGGCTGATGCGCCAGCTGCGGGTGATCCCGGTGCGTCGTCATGAGGTCGATCCTTCCGTGGTGCGCAATGCGCTCCGGGTCTTGGCGGTCGGAGAGCCCGTGGGGATCTTCGTGGAAGGGGAGCGCACCTGGGACGGTCGTCCTTTGCCAGCAAAGGTAGGAACAGTGCGCCTTTTGCTGCGCGCCGGCGTGCCCATCGTGCCGGTACGCATCCGTGGCTCATTCGAAGTGTTGCCGCGCTGGGACAGCCGTCTGCAGCGACATCGGGTCACGCTGACGGTGGGGCGCCCGTTCGTTTTGCCGTTTCCGGCAGACCGCTTGCCAGAGGCTGCCGAGTTCCTCATGCAACGCATTTTCGCCCTGGGGGAGAGGTAG
- a CDS encoding tetratricopeptide repeat protein, whose product MRQWRKDSGNTKMRAFFLLGVVWFLVGMMVHYPLAQSLQEGRISPLEEARLDEAIQENEMLLSKYPASEFAPTVMFQLAELYARKADLEFQRQMTLYEAEMAKYDQGLLSTQPVMPRINLQKAIAMATKLLEKFPNVDFKDRVFYRLGMSYLDEGNREKAKEYFVRLLAEVPSSPLVPEVNFRLGEYYFERREFQEAINHYKRLLDKWDSPYFEMGLYKLGWSYYNSNDFANAISSFVYLIEETTALTAGNRVAGGGTKSKADLRREAIEYVAASFAEFGGPAKARAFFEKKQSRDYPIQVFLKMADAYNARNDYDKAIETYKTMLEVFPFYHEAPLLYKRIVETYERAGDEEKANEAREVLAANFGPGSAWLAQYPEGEIRSNALQLAQEALYELGIYYQRKAHEGNSVRDYRLAIDRFSQYLSKFPRGEKAYRVNYYLAECLYEVGDFERAAEAYYQCMTQYEDATFKEQAAYNRILCYYNLCQKGAMADTVTAYIDDFLGSGIMQAVVVAHPNQARLVEACNDFERFLSQSPKRAEVLMKLGETLYGLGNFELAVQAYRKVAEMVERTPYTAQAMTMIAQSYFKNADYQKAEEWYQRLAATYADSAEFAERANRMIASSRFKAAESLRDEGRLPEAAAGFEQLAASASDPEVAERALYEAALLREKEGESEKAVALFEQLPRRYPRSTLADEALYRAGVLRQGLGQWREAAEDFARMVELAPNSKYTQRALFNAGSCYENLQDWQGARRAYERYVALGGAEPDEYLEVMFKVGDMAFRQRDFRAAQDAFAGTITQYNTYILRGVVVDDYVAAHAQFMIGEIHFDEYCRIQLVPPLDKNLARKRDELKRVLEAYKEAAKYKVAEWATAASYRIGLAFEEFVRAFLESPRPDNLTPDERLAYDEKLAETAQPFKVQALETYRANVRRAEESNIENEWVAESRKRMQALLIELGPEGGMGTGQRPGTNKG is encoded by the coding sequence GCATGATGGTGCATTATCCCCTGGCACAGTCGCTCCAGGAGGGCCGGATCTCGCCCTTAGAAGAGGCGCGACTCGATGAGGCCATCCAGGAAAATGAGATGCTGCTGAGCAAGTACCCCGCCTCCGAGTTTGCGCCCACTGTCATGTTCCAGCTGGCGGAGCTGTACGCACGCAAAGCCGACTTGGAGTTTCAGCGGCAGATGACGCTCTACGAAGCAGAGATGGCCAAGTACGACCAAGGCCTCTTGTCGACCCAGCCGGTCATGCCGCGTATCAATCTGCAAAAAGCCATCGCCATGGCAACCAAGCTTCTGGAAAAGTTCCCGAATGTGGACTTTAAAGACCGGGTCTTCTACCGGCTGGGTATGAGCTACCTCGATGAGGGGAACCGGGAGAAGGCGAAGGAGTACTTTGTCCGCCTCCTCGCTGAGGTGCCTTCCAGCCCTCTGGTGCCGGAAGTGAATTTCCGCTTGGGCGAGTACTACTTCGAGCGCCGCGAGTTTCAGGAGGCAATCAACCACTACAAACGGTTGCTTGACAAGTGGGACAGCCCTTACTTCGAGATGGGGCTGTATAAGTTGGGTTGGTCCTACTACAACAGCAACGACTTTGCCAATGCGATTAGCAGCTTTGTCTACCTCATCGAGGAGACCACCGCACTGACGGCAGGCAATCGCGTTGCGGGAGGAGGAACCAAGAGCAAAGCCGACTTGCGCCGCGAGGCCATCGAGTACGTGGCCGCTTCGTTTGCCGAATTCGGCGGGCCGGCCAAGGCGCGCGCCTTTTTCGAGAAGAAACAGAGCCGAGACTACCCCATTCAGGTGTTCCTGAAGATGGCGGATGCCTACAACGCGCGCAATGACTACGACAAGGCCATCGAGACCTACAAAACGATGCTTGAGGTCTTTCCATTCTATCACGAGGCTCCGCTGCTTTACAAGCGCATCGTCGAGACCTATGAGCGCGCCGGCGATGAGGAGAAGGCGAACGAGGCTCGGGAGGTGCTGGCTGCTAACTTTGGCCCGGGGAGCGCGTGGCTTGCTCAGTATCCGGAGGGGGAAATCCGGAGCAACGCCCTGCAGTTGGCGCAAGAGGCGCTCTACGAACTGGGCATCTACTACCAGCGAAAAGCGCACGAGGGCAACAGTGTGCGCGACTACCGCCTGGCGATCGATAGGTTTTCGCAGTACCTGAGCAAGTTCCCCCGCGGTGAGAAAGCTTATCGTGTGAATTACTACTTGGCCGAGTGCCTCTACGAGGTGGGAGATTTCGAACGGGCCGCCGAGGCGTACTACCAGTGCATGACGCAGTACGAGGACGCCACCTTCAAGGAGCAAGCGGCTTACAACCGTATCCTCTGCTACTACAACTTGTGTCAAAAGGGGGCCATGGCGGACACGGTCACGGCCTACATCGACGACTTTCTGGGCTCAGGGATCATGCAGGCTGTGGTGGTGGCGCACCCCAATCAGGCGCGTTTGGTGGAGGCCTGCAACGACTTTGAGCGCTTCCTGTCGCAGAGTCCCAAGCGCGCCGAGGTGCTCATGAAGTTGGGCGAGACGCTCTACGGGCTGGGTAACTTCGAGCTGGCCGTGCAGGCGTACCGCAAAGTGGCAGAGATGGTGGAGCGAACTCCTTATACTGCCCAGGCCATGACCATGATCGCTCAGTCGTACTTCAAGAATGCGGACTACCAAAAGGCGGAAGAGTGGTACCAGCGCCTGGCCGCTACCTATGCGGACTCCGCCGAGTTCGCAGAGCGGGCAAACCGCATGATCGCTTCTTCGCGATTCAAGGCGGCCGAGAGCCTGCGGGATGAAGGGCGCTTGCCCGAGGCGGCCGCCGGTTTCGAGCAACTCGCTGCTTCGGCCAGCGATCCGGAGGTGGCAGAACGGGCCCTGTACGAGGCGGCCCTCCTCCGCGAGAAAGAAGGGGAGAGCGAAAAAGCGGTTGCCCTGTTCGAACAGTTGCCGCGACGATATCCACGGAGCACCTTGGCCGACGAAGCCCTCTACCGCGCGGGGGTTCTGCGGCAAGGCCTCGGGCAATGGCGGGAGGCGGCCGAGGACTTTGCGCGAATGGTGGAGCTGGCGCCTAACTCCAAGTACACCCAGCGTGCCCTGTTCAACGCCGGCTCCTGCTATGAGAATCTCCAGGACTGGCAAGGAGCGCGCCGCGCTTACGAGCGCTACGTTGCCCTCGGTGGGGCCGAGCCCGATGAATACCTGGAGGTGATGTTCAAGGTCGGTGACATGGCGTTCCGCCAGCGAGACTTTAGGGCGGCGCAGGATGCGTTCGCCGGGACCATCACGCAATACAACACCTACATCCTGCGTGGCGTGGTGGTGGATGACTATGTGGCCGCTCATGCCCAGTTCATGATCGGCGAGATTCACTTCGACGAATATTGTCGCATCCAGTTGGTGCCACCGCTGGATAAGAACCTTGCCCGCAAGCGTGACGAACTGAAGCGGGTCCTTGAGGCGTACAAAGAGGCAGCCAAGTACAAAGTGGCCGAATGGGCGACGGCCGCATCTTACCGGATCGGCCTTGCCTTTGAAGAGTTTGTGCGGGCCTTCCTGGAGTCACCACGACCAGACAACCTGACGCCTGACGAGCGCCTGGCTTACGACGAAAAGTTGGCAGAGACTGCCCAGCCATTTAAGGTGCAGGCGTTAGAAACCTACCGGGCCAATGTCAGGCGGGCTGAGGAGAGCAATATCGAGAACGAATGGGTTGCCGAGAGCCGCAAGCGCATGCAGGCGCTGCTCATTGAACTTGGTCCCGAAGGCGGCATGGGTACGGGCCAGAGACCTGGGACAAACAAAGGGTAA